Proteins co-encoded in one Cricetulus griseus strain 17A/GY chromosome 1 unlocalized genomic scaffold, alternate assembly CriGri-PICRH-1.0 chr1_1, whole genome shotgun sequence genomic window:
- the LOC100763967 gene encoding 40S ribosomal protein S11 encodes MEDIQTESAYQKQPATFQNKKRVLLGETGKEKLPRYYKNIGLGFKMPKEAIEGTFIDKKCPFTGNVSIRGWILSGVVTKMKMRRTIVIRRDYLQYIRKYNCFEKRHKNMSAHLSPCFRDVQIGDIVTMGECRPLSKMVHFNVLKVTKAAGIKKQSQKF; translated from the coding sequence ATGGAGGACATTCAGACCGAGAGTGCTTACCAAAAGCAGCCGGCAACCTTTCAAAACAAGAAGCGTGTTCTGCTGGGAGAAACTGGCAAGGAAAAACTCCCTCGGTACTACAAAAACATCGGTCTAGGCTTCAAGATGCCCAAGGAGGCCATCGAGGGCACCTTCATTGACAAGAAATGCCCCTTCACTGGTAACGTCTCCATCCGAGGTTGGATCCTGTCTGGTGTTGTGACCAAGATGAAGATGCGGAGGACCATTGTCATCCGTCGGGACTATCTCCAATACATCCGAAAGTACAATTGCTTTGAGAAGCGCCACAAGAACATGTCTGCGCACCTGTCCCCATGCTTCAGGGATGTACAGATTGGCGACATTGTCACCATGGGAGAGTGCAGGCCTCTGAGCAAGATGGTGCACTTCAATGTACTCAAGGTCACTAAGGCTGCTGGCATCAAGAAGCAGTCTCAGAAGTTCTGA